Sequence from the Miscanthus floridulus cultivar M001 chromosome 16, ASM1932011v1, whole genome shotgun sequence genome:
tttaaaccatgatatacagaacatacttgattacaaagaatggcgtaatttttcccaattgtatcatcttgctattaaggcagaacgagaagtacatggacgcaaacaacaccagcttttcaggtctaacaatgggaggaattttcagcagcgttccgagccggagacgcccaagcttcctgttgcaccacagccatctacacctccattttcttccggggtaagtaaattgtctaatgtgcagtttccacagctgaagaaaggtggcactctgagtgcttctactagctcctcctcgtctagctctaaaatcatttgccaccgatgcaaaggcatgggacatgtcatgaaggaatgccccagtcgtcgcgctttcattgctaccgaggatggatatataagtgctagtgatgttgaagatgatttagcccttgctgctaacattgatgtagatcccaccgagggcgatcaagacaaggaggccatcaccattgactccgtggctgctgccgcagactaccctagccttcttgtgcagcgtatgttgagtacacgtgtgggtcatgaagaagagatgaagatctaacgccacaatttgttccacatgtatctcattgtgcagggttgtcgtgttctcactatcattgatagcgggagttgcaacaacttggtgagttcagatttggttgacaagcttggcttgaccacacgccaacattcgtatccatataaacttcaatggttcaataatagtggtaagactaaggtaactaaatcagcacgcattagctttttcacaggctcttatcatgatactgctgattttgatgttgtccctatgcaagcttgttccattttgttaggtcgcccatgggaatttgataatgatgctttacaccatggtagaactaatacatacactatcatacataaggacaagaaaattacattgctgcctttgtctcctacggatattattaaatatgctaatgagatcaaaaataaacctccaacaaacattgctaaaaataatgggattaagttaaaaggaggtgcttttcttgctataactcctgctactgctgagttatatGATAATCccgatgcaccatgttatactatgttttatcaaccttttatgtctggtgcattgcctgctgtcactaaccttttgcaggagttcgctcatgatgggatggagtcgaggacgactccaattctacaaggaggggacgataaggacatcgccaagatggagtcgaggacgactccaattcgagaaggggaggatgatgaggacatcgccacgctggacacaccgacaccatggtcttccccaagttccaattcgttcccaactcagctgccacgtcaccctcggattcagcagacacgtcatcactgtttcggtcataacttcctcatacgacattgaAACGGgctgttcttggatgcgttggaaaggggacgacgatgctgtcgttttggatctggtcccagctccagaagatcCGTGGATCAttttgtgtgaccacggcaaggtgctgcatcatctatttgggccaacttggccatgtatcgtgtcgggccttaagcccaagttgtgggcgcccaacccctggccgtccccaaccctaggttgagtcttagactataaacacagccgccgccgctgctacacaattaggttttgtttagagtttagttttccatcgaggaactgaatcgttcattgtaactgtggtgataaatccttttacagtgatccagggcccccgttcttgatctcctccactgtgtcgattagtcctttagaaccgagttcttgaatcctctattgatatccgcatcattcatatttgcaattttagattgcgtgttttaccttcttgcttgtgctcttcgattcgcttacaggaaaagccttcttggcgaggtcaatcaagttgtgcttggttgataaccaacggagcagtggtgtaacggttgcagggttcgaatcgtgtctgatttgaagccggatcgccaacgtcgggatctccacaaatcgaacttaccggctacctctcggaagatcgggcctgtactcatcaaacaCTTCCTCCGTAGAAAACTCTaatacaacaatccatctacaaaagcatttcagaAACTTCATCAGGTCATCGAAATCGTCATGCGtactaactaactatactaactaatctaatattaatacctataccaacaattctaactaactatactctaactacactaaacacactaatattaatacctatacttactatactaagtaactttactaactatacataTCTAGCTAACTGCAAACTAACTGTAAAACTATACATAACTTATATTTACTAACTGCACTAAATATCTTCGCTAACTAATTGTATAAATCTCTATCCAGTCAAACTAAATTTGAATCCTAACCCTAGCAAAAAAACAGACAGAGATACAGAATTGCATTACCTCGACAAAGATTATGTGTCACCATAATCCACCAATGGAAAGAAGATGGCCGCCGGCGGCAATGGCCGACCGACAGCGGCCTACTTCTGGAGATGGAGTCAGGGAGGACTAGCacacggcggcgggcgcggcgggcagGAGCGCTAGGCGGGGCGTGTCGGGCGCGGGCGCGCTGGGCGGTGCGCGGCGGGCGTGGCAGCCGCGGCGTGGTGGGCGGGAGCACCAGGCGGAGCGAGTCGGGCGTGGGCGCGCTGGGCGGGGCGCGGCGTGGTGGCGGACCGGCGGGTGGGGGCGCCGGGCGGGGCGCGGCGGCCACGGGCTCTAGGCGGGGCGCTGGGCGTGACGTGGCGGGGCGGGCGCGGCGTGGTGGCGGCGTGGCTGGCGGGCGCAGGGCGGCTCAGGGCGCGGCTCCTCTCTCCAACCGGTTCGAGTGAgacagagagagaaagggaagcgAGGCCGGGTACAAGGGGCTGTCGCGCCGTAATGCGTGGCACGGTAGTCCCGCGCCGTGAtgcgtggcgcggcaggcccacCGTGTCGTGACGGGTGGCGTGTCagacctgccacgtcagcggtcgtCGTAGCAGTTGACTGCCCCCTGACGCGcctccatgcatggcgcggcatcgTGAATTAGTCGCGCCACgcgtccaaaagtgttagtttttcagaagaaaaaattaaacagtgtctgtttaaaaaatagtttaaaaatgtGTTAAAAAAAATTCCCTACAGGTGCCGTGGGCGTGGACGCCGCTGCCTCCTCGCGCTCTCTGTGGCGCACATCAAATCCTCTCGGAGAACAGCCAAACCAACCACCAAAATGTAAAGAAAACACACGCCCCGACGCTGTCGACGCCCACGCTAGTCACCACAaagctccgcctccgcctccggctCCGCACCTCCTCCCACTCGCCcggccgtggccatggcggccaccacgTCCACGACGGCGGCCGTCTCCTTCTCCCTCCCCTCGCCCCCGCATCGCCGCGGGGCCCGGCGCCGCCGCACGCCTTCCCTCCatgccgcctccaccgccgcacccccctcccccgacctctccatccagctcTCGCCCGGCGCCTCCCCGCCCGCGTCGACCAACGGCGCCGCCACCGCTCTTGGACCCCCCGTGGCCGCCTCCTTCGCCCGTGACCGCGCCGAGGACCTGCAGGCCGAGTCCCGCGCCATGGCCCGCGCCGCCGGCGCCACAGTCTACAGCCCCGAGCTCCTCGCCGCCCGCTACGGCTCCCGCCCCTTCAAGGCACGCGCCCCGGGCTCAGACCTCCACCAATTTTGGACTTGATCTACCTCTGCTCCGAAACCTGGGTGCTCGGATTTTGATTCGTGCTGCCCTGACTGCTGCTCTGTAATCAATCAGGTGGCGCTCCGGGCAGCGGAGGTGCTGTCCGAGCTGGCGTCGTTCGGGGTGAAGGTCCTGCTGGACGAGCGGAGAGGGGAGTCGTCCTCGGAGAGGAGGCGCGCCAGGGCGGTGGAGCTGCGCACCATCCTCACCAGGCTCGGCCCAACCTTCGTCAAAATTGGGCAGGGCCTGTCCACGCGCCCCGACCTCTGCCCGGCCGAGTACCTCGAGGAGCTCGCCGAGCTGCAGGTGGGTCCATTTCCAATTCTTTGCCTGCTTGGCCTTTATGTGATTTAGGCCTTCAGCCcgttcgtttcggctggattgtTGGATTGCTCGTATCTGGCTCGTATCTGCCTTTATGTGATTTAGGTCTTGTTTACATCCAGAGggtaaagttttggggtgtctTATCGGGTGTGACACGGGGGTGTCGCAtggagtgttcggatactaataaaaaataaattacagaatcggtcggtaatccgcgagacgaatttattaagcctaattaatccgtcattagcacatgtgttagtgtagcaccacattgtcaaatcatggactaattaggcttaaaagatttgtctcgcaaaactgtgcaattagttattttttagtctatatttaatactccatacacgtgtcaaacattcgatgggatagggagtaaactttagggagaactaaacaaggccttcagATAGTTTGAGGATAGCACTATCAAATGGATTTGGCAGACCAACATTGCGCCaatagagttttttttttgtgtgtgtgtgtgaaaatAGAGCATCACTACGGCACTACGCCCAATTTCATATTGAATTATGGTTCATTGAACATGCATATACTACTGCCCACGGTTCCTCCCATTATGAGATGGTTTGCAGTTTCTAGAGGGGGTTGGGCCGTTGGTCATTTATGAAACAGCTAATTAGTTTGGATGGATTCGGTTCCATCTTCTAGAGTTACCAATTGAGGATGCACTCCTCATTCTAACTTGGGAAGTCACTTCTAGTGCAAATTTTAGGTCCCTCCCAAGTCCCAACTGTTGAGACTTTGCTTTCTTGCAGGATTCACTTCCCACATTTCCGGATGAAGAGGCATTTGCATGTATTGAGAGAGAGCTCGGCTTCGCGCTTGATTCCATCTACTCAACAATTTCACCTTCCCCCATTGCAGCTGCTAGTTTAGGTCAAGTTTATAAAGCAAGGTTGAAATACTCTGGGAAGCTGGTAGCTGTGAAGGTGCAAAGACCCGGTATTGAGGATGCCATTGGGCTTGACTTTTATCTACTTAGAGGACTTGGCTTTCTTATAAATAAGTACGTTGACATTGTAACCAGCGATGTTGTTGCCCTCATGGATGAATTTGCTCGAAGAGTTTTCCAAGAGCTTAATTATGTTCAGGTACATTTTTCTTGTCCTTGTGTGAACTTATGTACATACATTCTGTTATTCTTCTCTTTCTAGCTGCAGGGCCGCTTTCCTATGTTTCATTTATGATGAAATAAGAATACAATGGAACAAGAAAAAAACTGAAATTCTCAGTTCCTTCAACAGTATATTATTATAGAAGTAGTTCTCCTTAGTTTGTCTAAATGTTATCATTTATCGTTGAATGTTAATAAGAATGCGGAATGCAGGAAGGCCAAAATGCAAGAAGGTTTAAAAAATTATATGCCGATAAGCAAGATATATTAGTGCCTGATATATTTTGGGATTACACAAGTGCAAAGGTTCTAACAATGGAGTGGATTGAGGGTGTAAAATTAAACCAACAAGCAGTTATTGAAAGTCAAGGATTGAAGGTTCTGGATTTGGTCAACATTGGTATCCAGTGTAGCTTGAGGCAGCTTCTGGAGTATGGTTACTTTCATGCTGACCCTCATCCTGGTAATATATTAGCAACACCTGAGGGGAAGCTGGCTTTTCTTGATTTTGGCATGATGAGTGAAACACCAGAGGATGCGAGGGTAGCCATTATAGGACATGTTGTCCACTTAGTCAACAGGGACTATGAAGCAATGGCTCGTGATTATTATGCACTAGATTTCTTGGAACCCGATGTAGATGTTTCCCCGATTGTGCCTGCTCTCAAGAATTTCTTTGACGATGCACTAAATGCAACAGTGAGTGAGCTGAACTTCAAGACAATAGTTGATGGCCTAGGTGCTGTTCTCTATCAGTACCCATTCAATGGTAAGCTTGGCATTGTACAAATATTAGTTCCTTGTCTTGTTTTATTTTTCTCATAGAGTGATATAACTTCTAAAGCTCTTTATTCAATTCCAGTACCGGCATACTATGCATTGATACTGCGATCTCTCACCGTACTGGAAGGTTTAGCACTCTATGCTGACCCTGATTTTAAGGTGCTTGCTGCATCATATCCTTACTTTGCGAAAAGGCTACTCACTGATCCCAATCCATATCTCAGAGATGCTTTAATTGAGCTTCTATTCAAGGATGGAAGATTCAGGCAAGTACCTGCTCATCTGTATATATATTATAGTCTTCTGACAGATCAAAGCACTACTCAGGATAGCATTGTTTAACGTTCACATCTCTGCAGATGGAATAGGCTTGAAAATCTTCTTGTTCAAGGGCGCCAAGATAGAGAGTTTGCAGCCAAAGATGCACTACAGCCTGTTCTAAAGCTTCTGCTTGGTCCTGATGGGGAGGAATTGCGTGTGTTAGTTGTGAAAGAGGCAGTTCGTGTAACAGAAGCCATCACTATTGGAACACTGATCGATTCATACAATGCCGCTCCAGCATTTTTGAAGCCATTAATTTCCAGTGGCAATCCGGCCGGACCCTTTAAGTTTAGTGAGGCTGAACAAGAACAGATGATGGAGCTCCGAGACCAGGTTTTCAGAGTATGGGGTCTTTTGAGATCCTCAAATAACTTTGATCCGAGCGTTTTGCAACCAATCGTTCAGGTAGACTGTTGCTATAACTGTCTTACTATACTCTTCAACTGCTACTGTGAATTGTGTGACTGATACAGAAAAGTGATTGTGATAATCAGGTGCTACAAGAACCAGAGGCCCGTGTCCTGGGTTCTCGTGTCGCAGGTGGTGTAACACAGCGCCTTGCGGCACGTCTGTTGCAACAGCTTCTCAGGACCCCACCTGCTCCTGGATCTTCTTAGCAGATATATAGATAGGCTCGTGTGAAGCATGTGAATTGACACGATACTTTTCACAGGAAATGAGAAGGAAGCACAACTCAGAATTCAATTGGATCGTAGGAAAGTTTTCCTGCTCCTTTGTTTTTTCTGTAAAATAGAACTGACTTCTATGGAACTCCTGTATAATTCCTATGTTCCAAATAGGTCCCAAGTATATACTAGTTTCTTGGTTCCCAGTGGATAAGACCCATACATCTGCACGGCCGTGAATTGAGTACACTAGAACATCAGGCGCTTGCAATGATTTTAAAACAGAAACTATCCACGTCTGATGGGCATGGCTTTATAATTAGATGGTAACGCTAAGATTCAAATACAAACATTTTTATATATACAGTCATTGCCACCGGCATCTAATTAAGATCTGGCATATCGAACCAATAGATGCAGAGTACAAACTATGAAGCAATCACATATCTTCAATGTCCTGATAGTGCAAATAGCATGATTAGCATGGCCATCTCAGCCACCCCGTATGTTTCTATTTAGCCATACCATTGATTAAGCAGTGCAACCATCATCTGTTGATTAGGTATCTTTGCCTGCTCTGTAAATGGAAAAGGGTGTTAGAGACACTCAAACATGAAATGGATTAGAGTGGAAAATAAGATGGAAACTATGACACTCCCATTCTATTGGACCATGTTAACCTGTGAATTTATCGGCTAAAGACGCACGGTAAAACATCAATGGATGATATATCAAACATatcaaaaaaacagaaaaaatatgaaagtgaGAAAACCAATATACTGAAGAACATTTTGTACTCTTGTATAAAGCAGCAAAAAAACATATCATGGCAATTCCTTTTTATAGATAAATTGCCCCATTTTAGTACATGACATACAAAAGCTGAACCAAGAACTTGTCTTAATTATTCGCAAAGTTGTTTCTCTTCATTGAGATTTTCATCAATCTTAATTTTGCATTTCATCAATTGATCGGCACAAAATCTTTTCAGCTTTTGTTATCTTTAATTTCCTAGTTGGGGTATTATTTTTCTTGAAGGAACCAACATTAAGATGGCCATAGTATTCTCTCTTGAGTTTGTCAGCTGCACAGTAATTTCAGGCCGTATGGAATATTAAGATGTGCATAGACTTAACAATTTTGTTTATATGGTTTTCAGAGCATGCTAATGTAAGCTAAGGAACATAATCAGATGAATGTACTAATAGGCATAACATCTTCAAAGATAGAAAATAGGACATGAGAACAAGCTGAACTCACAAGCATAGGCAGTTGCTGATGGATATGATCACCTGGGCCAACCAAGGACCTTGATAAAAGAAGATACCTTTTAGAGacattccaaagaagaaaagTATGTCCAGCTATTAGCTTATTCTAAGGGTCGTTTTCAAGGTTTCATTGCTACCATAGTAGTCTTCGAGTCAAAGGATGGTAGCTATGAATATTTATGGTAAATAAGGTCCTCACAAAGAAGAAAATTTGTATTGACATTAGCATTCATCTTTTAGAACATTGGCAATGAAGGGTGGTTGCAGGGGAAGGGAGTCGACCCTCATGTATCGGCGCCAGAAGAGGTTACCGAGGTGCCCCTTTGGTGAGCCGCTGGCGCACCTGCATGGTCCGTGTGTGGATACGGTTTAGGTATCCATTAGTAAGAGGCTAGATGACCATGGCGACGGTGGAggtttgaaaggatctaacaatgcctagagggggtgaatagacgtatctaaaaatttactgcaaaagcaaagttcaaatttgtcagccactgtcggaactcccgacagtttgggtcggaACTTCCAACGTCATCAGAAGTTCCGGCGCAAACTGTCAGAAGTACCAACACCTACGTGAACTAcgaaagcagtgccaaatttaactttgtggataaataatcttacaaccccacttcctagtggttagatgaagatgttgggtcactccctcgACGCCGAAATGCCTCTAattcgtagatcgagtccaaaccatAAGAAAAGGCTTCggagagagagacaaacaaatacaagtaatttcgagcaaatcgcaacaacaacaagcacgtggggcacaaggatttatctcgaggttcggcaaccccacaaaggagctcctacgtcctcattgttgaggtgaccacaaaggtcagagtctcttccacctccttaccTTTTTCAAagaaaccacaaaggtcacttgagcttttcactaagaaatcgagggtaatacaaactttctaaggctcttccacaagatggaagctcttgtgcgacgcctagccggctagaagcaaagctccaagagtaatagacgcaaatccaaccggcttgacgaagaaatcaagtgctcaagcttgccaaagtgattctcttactcaatccactctcctatcACTCAAATCTTTGGGGGAATCCAAGtttggagcaaaggggagaggagaggggaatCTTGAATGCTTGGGAGTTGTTTTGGTCGTGAGTAGGCCGCAATGAATGAGAGAGTaacggttagaagagaggagagagctatttatactcaaagGAAAAAATCCAactgttcagatctacgtcggaagttccgacgcggATCTTGGGACTTCCAACCTCTATAGAAATCACTGTAGAAAACAAGGTCTAGGTCACTGCGAACACGTCAACATCTTGAGGTCCGACGGCTAGTACTATGGGTAGGACAAGTGGCCAAACATCGAGACTGCCGGTCAAAGCCGAGACTTCCGACCATCAGGAGTTCCGacctacgtcgggacttccgacgccaGGGTCACCGAGCAGACTAAATCACTAGGCACTGGGACTTCCGGCTAAAGCCAAGACTCCTGATCGTCGAGAGTtgtgactcacgtcgggacttccgatgactTGAGTCGTCGAAAGACATTCtacgtgctcgtgaagtgctagagtgtctctctttagATTTTATTATTATACTTGAGCATTCTATCTTCCTCAACCCACCTAAACtagcatccctctttatagtacggcgaaacctaaagtcaaaacaaaagataaaacttttgagagcgctttgagttcgtccgTCTTTTTAACTTCAAGGATTGAGGGACACCATTTCCTCTTAgatcaactctttaaaacttttaagggactaaagctgcaatatatTTCATTaaaatctcattagtccctaatttggatgtcatcaatacaccaa
This genomic interval carries:
- the LOC136512603 gene encoding protein ACTIVITY OF BC1 COMPLEX KINASE 3, chloroplastic-like — encoded protein: MAATTSTTAAVSFSLPSPPHRRGARRRRTPSLHAASTAAPPSPDLSIQLSPGASPPASTNGAATALGPPVAASFARDRAEDLQAESRAMARAAGATVYSPELLAARYGSRPFKVALRAAEVLSELASFGVKVLLDERRGESSSERRRARAVELRTILTRLGPTFVKIGQGLSTRPDLCPAEYLEELAELQDSLPTFPDEEAFACIERELGFALDSIYSTISPSPIAAASLGQVYKARLKYSGKLVAVKVQRPGIEDAIGLDFYLLRGLGFLINKYVDIVTSDVVALMDEFARRVFQELNYVQEGQNARRFKKLYADKQDILVPDIFWDYTSAKVLTMEWIEGVKLNQQAVIESQGLKVLDLVNIGIQCSLRQLLEYGYFHADPHPGNILATPEGKLAFLDFGMMSETPEDARVAIIGHVVHLVNRDYEAMARDYYALDFLEPDVDVSPIVPALKNFFDDALNATVSELNFKTIVDGLGAVLYQYPFNVPAYYALILRSLTVLEGLALYADPDFKVLAASYPYFAKRLLTDPNPYLRDALIELLFKDGRFRWNRLENLLVQGRQDREFAAKDALQPVLKLLLGPDGEELRVLVVKEAVRVTEAITIGTLIDSYNAAPAFLKPLISSGNPAGPFKFSEAEQEQMMELRDQVFRVWGLLRSSNNFDPSVLQPIVQVLQEPEARVLGSRVAGGVTQRLAARLLQQLLRTPPAPGSS